In the Brassica napus cultivar Da-Ae unplaced genomic scaffold, Da-Ae ScsIHWf_2667;HRSCAF=3425, whole genome shotgun sequence genome, one interval contains:
- the LOC125601832 gene encoding photosystem I assembly protein Ycf3, protein MPRSRINGNFIDKTFTIVADILLRVIPTTSGEKEAFTYYRDGMSAQSEGNYAEALQNYYEAMRLEIDPYDRSYILYNIGLIHTSNGEHTKALEYYFRALERNPFLPQAFNNMAVICHYRGEQAIQQGDSEMAEAWFAQAAEYWKQAITLTPGNYIEAQNWLTITRRFE, encoded by the exons ATGCCAAGATCGCGTATAaatggaaattttattgataaaacctTTACAATTGTAGCCGATATCTTATTACGAGTCATTCCGACAACTTCCGGAGAAAAAGAGGCATTTACTTATTACAGAGATG GGATGTCGGCTCAATCTGAAGGAAATTATGCGGAAGCATTACAGAATTATTATGAAGCTATGCGACTAGAAATTGACCCCTATGATCGAAGTTATATACTCTATAATATAGGCCTTATCCACACAAGTAATGGGGAACATACCAAAgctttagaatattattttcgGGCATTAGAACGAAACCCCTTTTTACCACAAGCTTTTAATAATATGGCTGTGATCTGTCATT ACCGTGGAGAACAGGCCATTCAACAAGGAGATTCTGAAATGGCGGAGGCTTGGTTTGCTCAAGCCGCCGAGTATTGGAAACAGGCTATAACGCTTACTCCTGGTAATTATATTGAAGCACAGAATTGGTTGACGATCACGAGGCGCTTCGAATAA